One genomic segment of Alkalimarinus alittae includes these proteins:
- a CDS encoding substrate-binding periplasmic protein — MRQTSIRQTIPRTAFILAIAILLTCFASLSSAEDKTFSVAYNENWPPFSYRDENNKMTGILVDIINEVFETKLNMPIAVYGYPWKRVQHNVEIGVNDALVTAATKKRLLYSVRSSEIVYTLEEKAFISKTSKHRDSLSTLSLDNISRLKNYKVCDMIGNGWADTFYARHGIEIKRFKDINICFRNIAYERFDIAIHVSAAGLSQLRSEFLTDEVEMLPVIFDEVPFPLLVSKKSPHLDILPKFDEAIRAFKAEGRVQQIVDRYTK; from the coding sequence ATGCGCCAAACCTCCATTAGACAAACGATACCTCGAACAGCGTTTATCCTTGCTATTGCTATATTGCTTACATGTTTCGCTTCACTTTCATCAGCAGAAGACAAAACATTCTCAGTAGCTTATAACGAAAACTGGCCACCATTTAGCTACCGTGATGAAAATAACAAAATGACAGGGATACTGGTTGATATCATTAATGAGGTATTTGAAACTAAGCTTAACATGCCTATTGCGGTGTATGGATACCCTTGGAAACGCGTGCAGCACAACGTCGAAATAGGTGTCAATGATGCACTGGTGACAGCAGCCACGAAAAAGCGACTTCTGTATAGCGTAAGAAGTAGCGAGATCGTTTATACCTTGGAAGAAAAAGCATTTATAAGCAAAACATCAAAGCATCGAGATAGCTTATCTACTCTTTCACTAGATAATATTTCAAGACTTAAAAACTATAAAGTGTGCGATATGATTGGTAACGGCTGGGCAGACACGTTTTATGCACGCCATGGAATTGAGATAAAACGTTTTAAAGACATCAACATCTGCTTTCGAAACATCGCTTATGAACGCTTTGACATTGCCATACATGTCAGTGCGGCGGGTCTATCTCAGTTAAGATCAGAGTTTCTGACGGACGAAGTAGAAATGTTACCCGTTATTTTTGATGAAGTGCCGTTTCCTCTATTAGTTAGCAAAAAATCTCCTCATCTCGATATATTGCCAAAATTTGATGAAGCAATTAGAGCCTTTAAAGCAGAAGGACGGGTTCAACAAATTGTTGACCGCTATACAAAATAA
- a CDS encoding DUF1289 domain-containing protein produces MSRLINSMQMQPHSKEQQLINPCIRNCCLDDGDICLGCFRTLEEILAWRSLTLEQRTLVLIEVEKRRTPDVR; encoded by the coding sequence ATGTCTAGGTTAATTAATTCGATGCAAATGCAGCCCCATTCTAAAGAGCAGCAACTGATAAATCCTTGCATCAGAAATTGTTGTCTTGACGATGGTGATATCTGTTTAGGTTGTTTTCGAACGCTAGAAGAAATCTTAGCGTGGCGATCATTAACACTAGAGCAGAGAACGCTAGTTTTGATTGAAGTAGAGAAACGACGAACACCTGATGTACGCTAA
- the mpl gene encoding UDP-N-acetylmuramate:L-alanyl-gamma-D-glutamyl-meso-diaminopimelate ligase: protein MHIHILGICGTFMGSLAVLAKQLGHHVTGSDQAVYPPMSTQLEAQGIELMNGYSPDNLDPAPDLVVIGNAMSRGNAEVEAVLDRGLPYTSGPEWLARYVLQGRWTLAVSGTHGKTTTSTMLAWILEYAGMSPGFLIGGVPQNFEASARLGDTPFFVVEADEYDSAFFDKRSKFVHYRPRTLIMNNLEFDHADIFSDLAAIQTQFHHLIRTVPSTGLVIAPKSVESINQVLDKGCWSDVQTISTEQGDWTYQLTSADGSIFSVEIDNESATVNWTMTGLHNVLNGVAAMAAARHVGVTAKVAAEALSQFGGVKRRLELLADIDVISGIDSIKVYDDFAHHPTAIETTLDGLRKQVGDDEIIILVEPRSNTMKMGVHQNTLLASAEKSDQVIWANLASDGSMNWLGDMVFAAGGKHQLGTSVDGIINTVKQQLKNNPTGKKHIVMMSNGGFSGIHQALISALQEGL from the coding sequence ATGCATATTCATATTTTAGGTATCTGTGGTACGTTCATGGGCAGTTTAGCGGTATTGGCTAAGCAACTTGGGCATCATGTAACAGGCTCTGATCAGGCTGTTTATCCTCCCATGAGTACACAATTAGAAGCTCAGGGAATTGAGCTAATGAATGGATACTCGCCGGATAACCTTGACCCTGCACCAGACTTGGTAGTCATTGGCAATGCAATGAGTCGCGGCAATGCAGAAGTAGAAGCGGTGCTTGATCGAGGGCTACCTTATACATCAGGGCCTGAGTGGTTGGCTCGCTATGTGTTACAGGGCCGTTGGACGTTGGCTGTTTCGGGCACTCATGGCAAAACCACCACTAGTACGATGTTAGCTTGGATCTTAGAATATGCCGGCATGTCGCCAGGTTTCTTGATTGGTGGCGTGCCACAAAACTTTGAAGCCTCTGCTCGGTTAGGTGATACCCCGTTTTTCGTGGTAGAGGCAGATGAATATGACAGCGCTTTTTTTGATAAACGTTCAAAGTTTGTTCACTACCGCCCACGGACACTAATTATGAATAATCTAGAGTTTGATCATGCTGATATTTTTTCAGATTTGGCCGCTATTCAAACTCAGTTTCATCACTTAATACGAACCGTACCTTCTACGGGGCTGGTCATTGCGCCTAAAAGCGTTGAAAGTATTAATCAGGTCTTAGATAAAGGCTGCTGGAGTGATGTTCAAACAATTTCGACAGAGCAGGGCGACTGGACCTATCAGCTAACATCTGCCGATGGTTCAATTTTTTCGGTTGAAATAGACAATGAAAGCGCGACCGTCAATTGGACGATGACAGGGCTGCATAATGTATTGAATGGCGTGGCGGCTATGGCGGCGGCTCGACATGTCGGTGTGACCGCGAAAGTCGCGGCTGAAGCGTTAAGCCAATTCGGTGGTGTTAAGCGCCGGTTAGAGTTGCTGGCGGATATAGACGTAATAAGCGGTATAGACAGTATTAAGGTATATGATGATTTTGCACATCATCCTACCGCCATCGAAACGACACTCGATGGGTTAAGAAAGCAAGTGGGTGACGATGAAATTATTATACTGGTAGAGCCTAGGTCCAACACTATGAAAATGGGTGTCCATCAAAACACATTGTTAGCATCGGCTGAAAAATCAGACCAAGTTATATGGGCAAACCTCGCCTCTGATGGTTCAATGAATTGGTTAGGTGATATGGTTTTCGCTGCGGGTGGTAAGCATCAATTAGGCACTTCGGTTGACGGAATTATCAACACCGTAAAACAGCAATTGAAAAACAACCCAACAGGTAAAAAACACATTGTGATGATGAGCAATGGTGGCTTTTCGGGTATTCATCAAGCGTTGATATCCGCTTTGCAAGAGGGTTTATAA
- a CDS encoding flavin prenyltransferase UbiX, which yields MKADQKRVTVAITGASGAQYGLRLVECLVKADVKVFVLVSKAAHVVIATETALKIPAQAAALTAFLTDRFQAKKGQITVLGKEDWMSPVASGSGAPTSMVVCPCSTGALSAIATGASNNLIERAADVVLKERRQLILVPRESPYSAIHLEHMLKLTQMGATIMPASPGFYHNPQSVDDIVDFMVARMLDHLGVEQTLISKWGSDRF from the coding sequence ATGAAGGCTGATCAGAAACGGGTCACAGTGGCGATTACCGGCGCATCAGGTGCTCAGTACGGTCTTCGATTAGTCGAGTGTCTCGTTAAAGCAGACGTTAAGGTGTTTGTACTGGTTTCAAAAGCGGCACATGTGGTGATTGCGACTGAAACAGCGCTTAAGATACCCGCTCAAGCCGCAGCGTTGACGGCGTTTTTGACCGATCGCTTTCAAGCAAAAAAAGGGCAGATAACCGTATTAGGTAAAGAAGATTGGATGTCGCCTGTCGCATCGGGTTCGGGGGCTCCAACGTCAATGGTGGTTTGCCCTTGCAGTACCGGAGCGTTGTCTGCCATCGCAACGGGTGCGAGTAATAACTTGATTGAGCGTGCCGCAGACGTGGTACTAAAAGAACGTAGGCAGTTGATTTTGGTACCGCGAGAAAGCCCGTACTCCGCCATTCATCTTGAGCACATGCTTAAGCTCACGCAAATGGGCGCGACCATCATGCCGGCCAGTCCGGGTTTTTATCACAACCCACAGTCAGTCGATGACATCGTTGATTTTATGGTCGCCAGAATGCTTGATCATCTGGGCGTTGAGCAGACGTTGATTTCGAAGTGGGGTAGCGACCGATTTTAA
- a CDS encoding acyl-CoA dehydrogenase family protein, protein MKNRPLFDSDLDGFRDSVHKFFVKEAVPFHAQWEKDGQVSKELWRKAGEMGFLCPTAPEEYGGVGADFRYSTVVMEEAGALGLSGVGFSLHSDIVMPYILRHGTEAQKKHYIPKLISGEMIGAIAMTEPGAGSDLQGVKTTAIKKGDKYILNGSKTFITNGQLCDLVIVVAKTDPKEGAKGTSLFIVEAGTKGFEKGQNLEKVGMKAQDTSEMFFQDVEIPAENLLGDSEGRGFVQLMQELPQERLLVGLTAMAACEAALQWTIDYTKERKAFGKPIMAFQNTRFKLAEMKADIFAGRCFTDRCLELHLEKKLDVPTAAMLKQWTTDLQCKVMDECVQLHGGYGYMWEYPIARAWADARVQRIYAGTNEIMKEIVARSL, encoded by the coding sequence GTGAAAAATCGACCTTTGTTTGATTCAGATTTAGATGGCTTTCGCGACTCAGTGCATAAGTTTTTCGTAAAAGAAGCCGTGCCTTTTCATGCGCAGTGGGAGAAAGATGGGCAGGTGTCGAAAGAGCTATGGCGCAAAGCCGGTGAGATGGGTTTTTTATGTCCAACCGCACCCGAAGAGTATGGCGGTGTAGGCGCAGATTTTAGATACAGTACAGTGGTTATGGAAGAAGCCGGTGCATTGGGCCTTTCTGGGGTTGGGTTTTCATTACACTCAGATATCGTGATGCCTTACATTTTGCGTCATGGCACAGAAGCGCAGAAAAAACACTACATTCCAAAGCTAATCAGTGGCGAAATGATTGGTGCCATTGCGATGACGGAGCCGGGCGCAGGCTCTGATTTGCAAGGGGTGAAAACCACAGCCATCAAAAAAGGGGATAAGTACATCCTTAATGGCTCAAAAACGTTTATCACCAATGGTCAGTTGTGCGATCTGGTTATTGTAGTGGCTAAAACAGACCCGAAAGAAGGTGCCAAAGGTACCAGCTTGTTTATTGTTGAAGCCGGTACAAAAGGGTTTGAAAAAGGTCAAAACCTTGAAAAAGTCGGTATGAAGGCGCAAGACACCTCAGAGATGTTTTTTCAAGACGTAGAAATCCCTGCAGAAAACCTGCTAGGTGATTCAGAAGGCCGAGGTTTTGTGCAGTTGATGCAAGAACTGCCTCAAGAGCGATTGTTGGTTGGGCTAACCGCTATGGCCGCTTGCGAAGCCGCACTTCAATGGACAATCGATTACACCAAAGAGCGTAAAGCCTTTGGTAAACCGATTATGGCGTTTCAGAATACCCGCTTTAAACTGGCAGAAATGAAAGCAGATATTTTTGCAGGTCGCTGCTTTACCGATCGTTGTTTAGAGTTGCACTTAGAGAAAAAGTTGGATGTACCGACTGCCGCGATGTTGAAGCAGTGGACCACTGACCTGCAGTGCAAAGTAATGGATGAGTGTGTTCAGCTTCATGGTGGGTATGGATATATGTGGGAATACCCGATAGCAAGAGCATGGGCAGACGCACGGGTTCAGCGCATATACGCAGGTACCAATGAGATAATGAAAGAAATTGTGGCACGTTCGCTATAG
- a CDS encoding sulfite exporter TauE/SafE family protein has translation MTDWFADLSNISVAVLLISSFLGSFITASLGVGGGAFLIAVMAGIVPPLALIPLHGIVQLGSNGSRAVLTRKHIDKRVILFFALGALLASGSAILLLDAVGTDFIPPLIAVFILWLCWGPMPELGLGKKPIPLFIGGWLTTMATMVVGATGPLVSAWLGRTGVDRWVYTANFSSCMTLQHLLKIAVFGLAGFAFTQWIPLLILMIIMGFIGTKVGLKVLGKLPEKHFKFLFKVLLSILAIKILFVWFY, from the coding sequence ATGACCGATTGGTTTGCAGACCTATCTAACATCAGTGTTGCGGTGTTACTGATATCGAGCTTTTTAGGGTCGTTTATCACTGCCTCACTAGGCGTGGGTGGCGGCGCGTTTTTGATCGCGGTAATGGCTGGTATCGTGCCACCTCTTGCATTAATTCCTCTTCACGGAATAGTACAATTGGGCTCTAATGGCTCACGTGCCGTACTCACAAGAAAGCACATAGATAAGCGTGTCATTCTGTTTTTTGCTTTAGGGGCTTTGCTCGCATCAGGCAGTGCTATATTGCTTCTTGACGCGGTAGGAACCGACTTTATACCACCACTCATCGCTGTTTTTATTCTCTGGCTATGTTGGGGCCCCATGCCAGAATTAGGTCTAGGAAAGAAACCTATCCCCCTGTTTATCGGTGGATGGTTAACCACTATGGCAACGATGGTTGTGGGTGCAACAGGGCCTCTCGTCTCGGCTTGGTTAGGACGAACAGGAGTTGATCGATGGGTTTATACGGCTAATTTTTCCAGCTGTATGACGCTTCAGCATCTACTAAAAATAGCGGTTTTTGGCTTGGCAGGGTTTGCCTTTACTCAATGGATACCGCTATTGATCTTAATGATCATCATGGGGTTCATCGGTACAAAAGTGGGGTTAAAAGTACTGGGTAAGTTGCCGGAGAAGCACTTTAAATTCCTTTTTAAAGTGCTGTTATCTATTTTGGCAATTAAGATTCTCTTCGTTTGGTTTTACTAA
- a CDS encoding GMC oxidoreductase: protein MNQPQNHHFDYDYIVIGSGFGGSVSALRLSEKGYKVLVIEKGKWLKAKDFPTTNWKLKKWLWLPLLKCFGLFKMTFFRHVTVLSGVGVGGGSLVYANTLPVPKKSFFESDSWKHLGNWEEELTPHYKTALTMLGATPSPRKEHGDKALQQLANNIGKEDAFEAPNVAVFFGEPGKKVPDPYFEGKGPDRVGCTFCGGCMLGCRFNAKNTLDKNYLYFAQQNGAEIKAESEVIDVREYLAGGIHGYSVDWKNSTRYFGESGTLHTKGVIFAGGVMGTIKLLLKLKETSLPRISDRLGYGIRTNSEAVIAVTTASQKKDYSEGIAIGALLHTDEHSHLETVRYSAGAGFWRLAMVPMVRGGNVISRVSKMVWQWIRHPVTSFKIATVDDWAKRTQILLFMQTLDSTLKFTRGLFGMKSRMDTGEAPTAFIPEAQDLGDKYANIIDGKPTVLLSETLLGIPTTAHILGGACMGKDASEGVIDAKHNVFGYQNLYVCDGSSISANIGVNPSLTITALTERAMSHIPAKESAE from the coding sequence ATGAACCAACCCCAAAATCACCATTTTGATTACGACTACATTGTTATTGGCAGCGGATTTGGCGGCTCAGTCTCTGCGTTACGCTTATCAGAAAAAGGCTATAAAGTATTAGTCATTGAAAAAGGGAAATGGCTTAAAGCTAAAGACTTCCCTACCACTAATTGGAAGCTAAAAAAGTGGTTATGGCTACCTTTACTCAAATGTTTCGGCCTATTCAAAATGACCTTTTTTCGCCATGTCACCGTATTGTCAGGTGTTGGTGTAGGCGGTGGTTCTTTAGTCTATGCCAACACGTTACCCGTCCCTAAAAAGTCTTTTTTCGAATCGGATAGCTGGAAACACTTAGGGAACTGGGAAGAGGAACTTACGCCTCATTACAAAACAGCACTTACCATGCTGGGTGCAACGCCGTCTCCCAGAAAAGAGCATGGCGATAAAGCCCTACAACAACTGGCAAACAATATTGGTAAAGAGGACGCCTTTGAAGCGCCGAACGTGGCGGTATTTTTTGGTGAACCCGGTAAAAAAGTACCTGACCCTTATTTTGAAGGCAAAGGGCCTGACCGCGTAGGCTGCACTTTTTGCGGCGGTTGCATGCTAGGCTGCCGATTTAATGCAAAGAACACCCTAGACAAAAACTATCTCTATTTTGCACAGCAAAATGGGGCAGAAATTAAAGCAGAGTCAGAAGTGATTGATGTTAGAGAGTATCTTGCGGGGGGTATTCATGGCTATAGTGTCGACTGGAAAAACTCAACACGCTATTTTGGCGAGTCAGGAACGCTTCATACTAAAGGTGTTATCTTTGCTGGCGGCGTTATGGGCACTATAAAGTTGTTGCTCAAGCTCAAAGAAACCTCTCTTCCTAGAATTTCAGATCGCTTGGGTTACGGTATTCGCACTAACTCTGAAGCTGTTATTGCCGTTACTACCGCCAGTCAAAAGAAAGACTATTCTGAAGGCATCGCCATCGGCGCACTGCTTCACACCGACGAACATAGCCATTTAGAAACAGTGCGTTATTCAGCAGGAGCAGGTTTCTGGCGACTCGCTATGGTACCGATGGTTCGAGGGGGTAATGTTATCTCTCGCGTGTCTAAAATGGTCTGGCAGTGGATACGCCACCCAGTGACGAGTTTTAAAATCGCTACGGTTGATGACTGGGCTAAGAGAACGCAAATTTTACTCTTTATGCAAACATTAGACAGCACGTTGAAATTCACCCGAGGCCTATTTGGTATGAAGTCGCGAATGGATACCGGCGAAGCCCCTACGGCCTTTATTCCCGAAGCCCAAGACCTAGGGGACAAATACGCTAATATTATTGACGGAAAGCCCACTGTTCTGCTTTCAGAAACGTTACTAGGCATTCCCACCACCGCTCACATATTAGGCGGGGCATGCATGGGTAAAGATGCCTCAGAAGGGGTAATAGATGCAAAGCACAATGTCTTTGGCTATCAGAACCTGTATGTGTGCGATGGTTCGTCCATATCGGCCAATATTGGCGTTAACCCTTCACTCACTATAACCGCGCTCACAGAGCGAGCAATGAGCCATATTCCTGCTAAAGAGAGCGCTGAATGA
- a CDS encoding L-lactate MFS transporter yields MKNKGWRVTLAGTGINLALGVLYTWSIFKKEISESIQQGGVFSWDLSSINDPYAVACLTFALTMVVAGKCQDRFGPRVTAILGGLLVGAGFLIISQTADYWGWIIGFGVLAGAGIGFGYSSATPPALRWFPSAKTGLIAGIVVSGFGLAPVYIAPLASYLTGELGLQTTMMILGVGFTVVVCSLAMLLSNPPEHYSVNEPAASQATAARELLPSELLKESKFYILWTIYFIGAGAGLMVIGSVAGMAKQSMGAMAFMAVVIMAVGNAGGRVVAGVLSDRIGRINTLFAMLIFQAVLMFSAIPLLGGNDASAVALIVLATFIGFNYGTNLSLFPAFAKGLWGAKNFGTNYGMLFTAWGVGAFVLVRVAEVLKASSGSFTSSFAVAGGLLVFSALLTFMLREKKETADLSLAHAA; encoded by the coding sequence ATGAAGAACAAAGGGTGGCGCGTCACGTTGGCGGGTACAGGTATCAATTTAGCTTTAGGGGTACTTTATACTTGGAGTATTTTTAAGAAAGAGATATCAGAGTCGATTCAACAGGGCGGTGTGTTTAGCTGGGATTTATCATCGATTAACGATCCTTATGCGGTTGCTTGTCTTACATTTGCATTGACGATGGTGGTCGCTGGAAAATGCCAGGATCGGTTTGGTCCGCGAGTAACGGCAATTTTAGGCGGTTTATTAGTAGGAGCAGGTTTTTTAATTATCTCCCAGACCGCTGATTACTGGGGTTGGATTATTGGTTTTGGCGTGCTTGCGGGGGCCGGTATTGGCTTTGGTTATTCTTCTGCGACACCGCCTGCGTTGCGGTGGTTTCCTTCAGCTAAAACAGGCCTGATTGCCGGTATTGTCGTATCAGGCTTTGGCTTGGCACCGGTTTATATTGCACCGCTTGCAAGCTATCTTACGGGCGAATTGGGACTTCAAACGACGATGATGATATTAGGCGTAGGCTTTACTGTTGTTGTGTGTTCATTAGCCATGCTTTTAAGTAATCCGCCTGAACACTATAGTGTAAATGAACCTGCTGCCTCACAAGCGACGGCTGCTCGTGAGTTGCTTCCATCGGAATTACTTAAAGAATCAAAGTTCTATATCTTGTGGACTATTTACTTCATTGGTGCAGGTGCCGGATTGATGGTTATCGGCAGTGTTGCGGGTATGGCCAAGCAAAGCATGGGGGCGATGGCATTTATGGCAGTGGTTATTATGGCCGTAGGTAATGCGGGTGGCCGTGTTGTCGCGGGTGTATTGTCTGACCGTATAGGGCGCATTAATACATTGTTTGCGATGTTGATTTTCCAAGCGGTACTGATGTTTTCGGCCATACCACTTTTGGGCGGAAATGATGCCAGTGCCGTTGCGCTGATTGTACTCGCTACCTTTATTGGCTTTAACTATGGTACCAATCTTTCATTGTTCCCTGCATTTGCTAAGGGGCTTTGGGGAGCCAAAAACTTTGGAACTAACTACGGTATGCTGTTCACCGCGTGGGGGGTGGGTGCATTTGTGTTGGTTAGGGTTGCAGAAGTGCTAAAAGCGTCTAGCGGTTCATTTACTAGCTCTTTCGCTGTTGCGGGTGGCTTGTTAGTGTTCAGCGCTTTGTTGACTTTTATGCTACGAGAGAAAAAAGAAACGGCAGACCTCAGTTTGGCTCATGCCGCATAA
- the upp gene encoding uracil phosphoribosyltransferase: protein MAVYEIKHPLVQHKLGLMREAEISTKRFRELATEVGCLLTYEATKDLPLETTAIESWAGPIEVEQIQGKKVTVVPILRAGLGMMDGVLQLVPSAKVSVVGLYRDEETLEPVPYFEKLVGKIEDRISLVIDPMLATGGSMVATIEMLKKAGCEEIKVLVLVAAPEGIKRVTDAYPEIDIYVASVDRCLDENGYILPGLGDAGDKIFGTK from the coding sequence ATGGCTGTTTATGAAATAAAGCACCCGCTAGTGCAGCACAAACTAGGGTTAATGCGGGAAGCGGAGATTAGCACCAAGCGTTTTAGGGAGCTAGCGACAGAAGTGGGTTGCCTATTAACGTATGAAGCCACTAAAGATTTACCACTAGAAACAACCGCCATTGAAAGCTGGGCAGGCCCTATCGAAGTTGAGCAAATCCAAGGCAAAAAAGTCACAGTTGTGCCGATATTGAGAGCGGGATTGGGCATGATGGACGGCGTCTTACAGTTAGTGCCTAGTGCAAAAGTGAGCGTGGTTGGCCTGTACCGTGATGAAGAAACGTTAGAACCAGTGCCTTATTTTGAAAAGCTAGTGGGTAAAATAGAAGACCGAATTTCGTTGGTGATTGACCCTATGCTGGCAACAGGAGGGTCGATGGTTGCGACAATTGAAATGTTGAAAAAAGCCGGTTGCGAAGAGATCAAAGTGTTGGTGTTAGTGGCAGCCCCTGAAGGTATCAAGCGTGTGACGGATGCGTACCCCGAAATTGACATCTATGTAGCATCAGTCGACCGCTGCCTCGATGAAAACGGATATATCTTACCGGGCTTAGGGGATGCCGGTGATAAAATATTTGGTACCAAATAA
- a CDS encoding uracil-xanthine permease family protein, with protein sequence MNSTSSDVSRTPAWHNALAGSQILLVAFGALVLVPLITGLDPSVALFTAGMGTLLFQLVTKRTVPIFLASSFAFIAPIIYGTQTWGLPATMGGLVAAGGLYILMSFAVRIYGTDFLDRLLPPVVIGPVIMVIGLGLAPVAVNMAMGKTGDGSAELMPYNTALIVSLTSLFVTLLVAIKGHGIFRLLPILSGIVTGYVLSLFLGLVSFAPLESAAWFAMPNFVMPEWNWQAVLFMIPVAIAPAIEHVGDIMAIGTVTGKDYLKKPGLQNTLLGDGIATGAAAMIGGPPNTTYSEVTGAVILTKNFNPIVMTWGAVFAILLAFVGKFGALLQTVPTPVMGGILILLFGSIAVIGLNTLIKADVDLSESRNLCIVSLVLVFGIGGMAIGSGEMVLKGVSLCAIVAVILNLVLPYPKAESTVE encoded by the coding sequence ATGAACTCAACATCTTCAGATGTAAGCAGAACGCCTGCTTGGCACAATGCACTCGCAGGCTCACAAATTCTATTAGTGGCCTTTGGCGCCTTGGTGTTGGTACCCCTGATTACAGGTCTTGACCCTAGCGTGGCACTGTTCACTGCAGGTATGGGGACACTGTTATTTCAATTGGTGACTAAAAGAACGGTGCCTATTTTCCTTGCTTCATCATTTGCCTTTATTGCGCCTATCATCTATGGCACTCAAACGTGGGGTTTACCTGCCACAATGGGCGGATTGGTGGCTGCCGGTGGGCTCTATATTTTAATGAGCTTTGCCGTTCGAATTTATGGCACTGATTTTCTTGATCGACTGCTGCCGCCCGTTGTAATTGGTCCGGTTATTATGGTGATCGGCCTTGGGCTTGCGCCCGTTGCGGTTAATATGGCGATGGGTAAAACAGGTGATGGCTCTGCCGAGTTGATGCCTTATAACACAGCCCTAATCGTATCGCTAACGAGTCTTTTTGTGACGTTACTGGTGGCTATAAAGGGGCATGGAATATTTAGGTTACTGCCTATTTTATCTGGCATTGTGACGGGGTACGTACTGTCGTTATTTCTGGGGCTTGTTAGTTTTGCGCCATTAGAGAGTGCTGCTTGGTTTGCCATGCCTAACTTTGTTATGCCTGAGTGGAACTGGCAAGCGGTGCTATTTATGATCCCTGTTGCGATTGCCCCTGCGATTGAGCATGTAGGCGATATCATGGCGATTGGAACGGTCACAGGGAAAGATTACCTGAAGAAACCTGGCTTGCAAAATACGCTGCTAGGTGATGGTATCGCAACAGGTGCCGCAGCGATGATCGGAGGGCCACCTAATACGACTTATTCTGAAGTTACGGGTGCCGTAATTCTGACAAAAAACTTTAATCCTATCGTAATGACCTGGGGGGCTGTGTTTGCCATTTTACTGGCTTTTGTGGGTAAGTTTGGTGCACTTTTACAAACGGTGCCGACGCCAGTGATGGGCGGAATACTAATCTTATTATTTGGCTCTATTGCCGTTATTGGTCTCAACACATTAATTAAGGCTGACGTCGATCTGAGTGAATCGCGTAATCTTTGTATCGTGTCTTTGGTACTGGTTTTTGGTATTGGTGGGATGGCAATAGGCAGTGGTGAGATGGTGCTGAAAGGCGTAAGTCTGTGTGCTATTGTCGCGGTGATATTAAACCTAGTGCTGCCTTATCCTAAGGCTGAGTCTACAGTCGAGTAG
- the efpL gene encoding elongation factor P-like protein EfpL codes for MPKASELKKNTAVEYNGNVYVIKTIDRSVPQGRAGGSIYRMRMYDVATGNKIDETFKDSDMLNLADLTRRPAKFSYSDGDEYVFMDNEDYTSYIFNKERIEEELQFINEDTNGVMVVIVGETPVALDLPANVDLDIIETDPALKGGSATARTKPAILSTGVTVQVPEHISTGERITISVEDRKFVSRADSK; via the coding sequence ATGCCAAAAGCAAGTGAACTAAAGAAAAATACCGCCGTTGAATATAATGGCAATGTTTACGTTATTAAAACCATTGACCGTTCTGTGCCTCAAGGCCGAGCAGGCGGCAGCATCTACCGTATGCGTATGTACGATGTTGCGACAGGCAATAAAATTGACGAGACATTTAAAGATTCAGATATGTTGAACCTTGCGGACTTAACTCGACGTCCCGCTAAGTTTTCATACTCAGATGGCGATGAGTATGTCTTTATGGATAACGAAGACTATACATCTTATATCTTCAACAAAGAGCGCATCGAAGAAGAACTACAGTTTATTAATGAAGATACTAACGGCGTAATGGTCGTGATTGTAGGTGAAACACCCGTTGCCCTTGATTTACCTGCGAACGTTGACTTGGATATTATCGAAACGGACCCTGCTCTTAAAGGGGGTTCAGCCACCGCTAGAACTAAGCCGGCTATTTTATCGACTGGTGTCACCGTGCAAGTACCTGAGCATATTTCAACCGGCGAGCGCATCACCATCAGCGTAGAAGATCGTAAGTTTGTGAGCCGTGCTGATTCAAAATAA